From one Lolium rigidum isolate FL_2022 chromosome 4, APGP_CSIRO_Lrig_0.1, whole genome shotgun sequence genomic stretch:
- the LOC124647901 gene encoding transcription termination factor MTERF15, mitochondrial-like — PTLPLLLRHYGFANADILRIVRSASVLLLVDPERILRPKLDFFASLGFKPRKLATAPFLLARSLDKHLVPSIQFLRGIIGSDDHLRQALHRQPRTLSSDLETSMRPAVEALRRGGLTEAAISKLLVINLCVLRLSPDRISKVFEDLKEIGMCIADSRSLYCFGVMCTLKRETWLRKLELYTSFGLSEGEVFSAFKTQPTMLALADDNIEKKVRFLLDELKLGIHAIMSRPVILCYSLDKCILPRCAVLSVLMREGRIQREIKLPQALLGTSREFSTKYVLKHADEIPDVVKAYEGKIKFEGFGCDT, encoded by the coding sequence CCCACCCTCCCGCTACTCCTCAGGCATTATGGCTTCGCCAACGCGGACATCCTCCGGATCGTGCGCAGCGCCTCGGTGCTTCTCCTAGTCGACCCCGAAAGGATCCTCCGTCCCAAGCTCGACTTCTTCGCCTCCCTCGGCTTCAAGCCCCGCAAGCTCGCCACCGCACCTTTCCTCCTCGCGCGCAGCCTCGACAAGCACCTCGTCCCCTCCATCCAGTTCCTCCGCGGCATCATCGGCAGCGACGACCACCTCCGCCAAGCTCTCCACCGCCAACCCCGCACCCTCTCCAGCGACCTCGAGACCAGCATGCGCCCCGCCGTGGAAGCCCTCCGCCGCGGCGGCCTTACCGAGGCTGCCATTTCGAAGCTCCTCGTCATCAACCTGTGCGTGCTCAGGTTGTCGCCGGATCGGATAAGCAAAGTCTTCGAGGACCTCAAGGAGATCGGTATGTGCATCGCGGACTCGCGATCCCTCTACTGCTTCGGTGTGATGTGCACCCTCAAGAGAGAGACGTGGCTTCGAAAGCTGGAACTGTACACAAGCTTCGGGCTGTCGGAGGGCGAGGTGTTCAGCGCCTTCAAGACCCAGCCCACCATGCTGGCTTTGGCCGATGACAACATAGAAAAGAAGGTCCGGTTCTTGCTGGACGAGCTCAAGCTTGGAATACATGCTATAATGTCGCGGCCTGTGATTCTATGTTATAGCTTGGACAAGTGCATCCTGCCGAGGTGCGCCGTGCTGAGCGTGCTGATGAGGGAGGGGAGGATCCAGAGAGAAATCAAATTGCCTCAGGCGTTGCTCGGTACTTCCAGGGAATTCTCGACCAAATACGTATTGAAGCATGCCGATGAGATTCCAGATGTTGTTAAGGCATACGAGGGTAAGATCAAATTTGAAGGATTCGGATGCGACACATGA
- the LOC124646626 gene encoding probable aspartic proteinase GIP2 → MPHSTKPNMARSSHLVVSTATALLLLLLSTCSCRAASSSGKNPTAVVLPVRKDGATSQYVTSFRQRTPQTPVTAVLDLGGATLWVDCDPGSYASSSYARVPCASKPCRLARTAACATSCVGAPSPGCLNDTCGGFPENTVTRVATGGNLITDVLSVPTTFRPTPGPLAAAPAFLFACGAKFLTEGLASGAAGMASLSRARFALPTQLAATFRFSPKFALCLPSTTSAGVVVFGDAPYAFQPGVDLSAGSLLYTPLLVNNVSTAGVSSKGDKSTEYFIGVTAIKVNGRVVPLNATLLGIDKQGVGGTKLSTVAPYTVLETSIHRAVTDAFAAETAMIPRVAAVAPFRLCYDGSKVGSTRVGPAVPTLELVLQNEATSWVVFGANSMVPAKGGALCLGVVDGGPAPRTSVVVGGLMMEDNLLEFDLQRSRLGFSSSLLFRQTTCNNFRLG, encoded by the coding sequence ATGCCACACTCTACCAAGCCCAACATGGCACGTTCGTCCCATCTCGTCGTTTCCACCGCCACcgctctgctcctcctcctcctgtcgACGTGCTCCTGCCGCGCGGCGAGCAGCAGCGGCAAGAACCCGACCGCCGTGGTGCTGCCGGTGCGCAAGGACGGCGCGACGAGTCAGTACGTGACCAGCTTCCGGCAGCGCACTCCGCAGACGCCCGTGACGGCGGTGCTCGACCTGGGCGGCGCCACACTCTGGGTGGACTGCGACCCCGGGTCGTACGCGTCCTCCTCCTACGCCCGCGTGCCGTGCGCGTCCAAGCCGTGCCGCCTGGCCCGCACGGCCGCCTGCGCCACCAGCTGCGTCGGCGCGCCGTCGCCCGGGTGCCTCAACGACACCTGCGGCGGGTTTCCCGAGAACACCGTCACGCGCGTCGCCACCGGCGGCAACCTCATCACCGACGTGCTGTCGGTGCCCACCACCTTCCGCCCGACGCCGGGgccgctcgccgccgcgccggcgTTCCTGTTCGCCTGCGGCGCCAAGTTCCTCACCGAGGGCCTCGCGTCTGGCGCCGCCGGCATGGCGTCGCTCAGCCGCGCCCGCTTCGCGCTCCCCACGCAGCTCGCCGCCACGTTCCGCTTCTCGCCCAAGTTCGCGCTCTGCCTCCCCTCGACCACCTCGGCCGGGGTCGTCGTCTTCGGGGACGCGCCCTACGCGTTCCAGCCCGGGGTGGACCTCTCCGCCGGCTCGCTCCTCTACACGCCGCTCCTCGTCAACAACGTGAGCACCGCGGGGGTCTCGAGCAAGGGGGACAAATCAACGGAGTACTTCATCGGCGTGACGGCCATCAAGGTGAACGGCCGTGTTGTGCCGCTCAACGCCACGCTGCTGGGAATCGACAAGCAGGGCGTGGGAGGCACCAAGCTGAGCACGGTCGCGCCCTACACCGTGCTGGAAACCTCCATCCACAGGGCCGTCACGGACGCGTTCGCGGCGGAGACGGCCATGATCCCTCGCGTGGCCGCCGTGGCGCCGTTCAGGCTCTGCTACGACGGGAGCAAGGTGGGGAGCACCCGCGTGGGCCCGGCCGTGCCCACCCTCGAGCTGGTGCTGCAGAACGAGGCCACGTCGTGGGTGGTGTTCGGGGCCAACTCGATGGTGCCAGCCAAGGGCGGCGCGCTCTGCCTCGGCGTGGTAGACGGCGGCCCCGCCCCGCGGACGTCGGTGGTGGTCGgcggcctcatgatggaggacAACCTGCTGGAGTTCGACCTGCAGCGGTCGCGCCTCGGGTTCAGCTCATCCCTGCTCTTCCGGCAGACAACTTGCAACAACTTCCGCCTCGGGTAG
- the LOC124647902 gene encoding uncharacterized protein LOC124647902 encodes MFASLCHRRLLLHIRKIPGGGGTNPLQSIPGAIHLAHSYSSSAVADVTNSEPCPDTVSYLISCGLSPTAAAAATTGQRLRICSTEKAEAVCALLRDYGFANADIVRTLRSATSILTVDPERILRPKLDFLASIGLEPRKIASAPFLLVRSLDKHLVPSMQFLRGIIGSDDDLRLGFSRVPRALMADVDKNMRPAVEALRRCGLTEAAISKLVVINMGMLMASPDRIREVFEELKAIGMRIPDSRFVYCFSAMCGVKRGTWRRKLELFQSFGVSEGEVLEAFKTQPTIVLLADESIERKVRFLLDELKLGMTDIMLHPVILGYSLDKCILPRCAVLTVLMREGKIQRDIKLLQALLGGSKKFSTRYVWRTTCWSWTCSGRASGSAPPYSSGRRLATTWMERARTAAYLPSDELSRGTREKETRRARRCDARERERESPPYAIVGCFTSSQNNKSRRYSKIKHEFSNGECIKAINFSHLLKQVLAKQQGAAGDVRSRDISSGMAAGDRYDYYKRNKYNF; translated from the exons ATGTTCGCCTCCTTGTGccaccggcggctcctcctccacatccgcaagatcccgggcggcggcggcacaaACCCCCTCCAGTCCATCCCTGGAGCAATTCATCTCGCCCACAGCTACTCCTCGTCCGCCGTCGCCGATGTCACCAACTCGGAGCCCTGCCCCGACACCGTTTCCTACCTCATCTCGTGCGGCctctcccccaccgccgccgccgcggccaccacCGGTCAACGCCTCCGCATATGTTCCACTGAAAAGGCCGAGGCCGTGTGTGCCCTCCTCAGAGACTACGGCTTCGCCAACGCGGACATCGTCCGGACGTTGCGCAGCGCCACGTCGATCCTCACCGTCGATCCCGAACGGATCCTCCGCCCCAAGCTCGACTTCTTGGCCTCCATCGGCTTGGAGCCCCGCAAGATCGCCAGCGCGCCTTTCCTCCTCGTGCGCAGCCTCGACAAGCACCTCGTTCCGTCCATGCAGTTCCTCCGCGGCAtcatcggcagcgacgacgacctccgcCTCGGCTTCTCCCGCGTCCCTCGGGCCCTCATGGCCGACGTGGACAAGAACATGCGCCCCGCCGTGGAAGCTCTCCGCCGATGCGGCTTGACCGAGGCGGCCATTTCGAAACTCGTCGTCATCAACATGGGCATGCTCATGGCGTCGCCGGATCGCATCAGGGAAGTCTTCGAGGAACTGAAGGCGATCGGAATGCGCATCCCGGACTCGCGCTTCGTGTACTGCTTCAGTGCGATGTGCGGCGTTAAGAGGGGCACGTGGCGCCGGAAGCTGGAACTGTTCCAGAGCTTCGGTGTGTCGGAGGGTGAGGTGCTCGAGGCCTTCAAGACGCAGCCCACGATAGTTCTTTTAGCCGATGAGAGCATAGAAAGGAAGGTCCGGTTCTTGCTGGACGAGCTGAAGCTTGGAATGACTGATATAATGCTGCATCCTGTGATTCTAGGTTATAGCCTGGACAAGTGCATCCTGCCAAGGTGCGCTGTGCTGACAGTATTGATGAGGGAGGGGAAGATCCAGAGAGATATCAAGTTGCTCCAGGCATTGCTCGGTGGTTCCAAGAAATTCTCGACCAGATATGTATGGAGGACAACCTGCTGGAGTTGGACCTGCAGCGGTCGCGCCTCGGGTTCAGCTCCTCCCTACTCTTCCGGCAGACGACTTGCAACAACTTGGATGGAACGCGCGCGTACGGCCGCGTACCTGCCTAGCGATGAGCTGTCACGCGGGACAAGGGAGAAAGAGACGCGCCGCGCGCGGCGGTGCGATGCAcgcgagcgagagagagagagcccgCCCTACGCGATCGTTGGTTGCTTCACGTCATCA CAAAACAACAAATCCCGACGATACAGCAAGATTAAACACGAATTCAGCAACGGAGAGTGCATCAAGGCAATAAACTTCTCGCACCTGCTCAAGCAAGTCCTGGCCAAGCAGCAGGGCGCCGCCGGCGACGTCCGCTCCCGCGACATCAGCAGCGGCATGGCTGCTGGCGACAGATATGATTATTACAAAAGAAACAAATACAACTTCTGA